Proteins found in one Oreochromis niloticus isolate F11D_XX linkage group LG22, O_niloticus_UMD_NMBU, whole genome shotgun sequence genomic segment:
- the dpm3 gene encoding dolichol-phosphate mannosyltransferase subunit 3 translates to MTKLLQWLFGVSLLGALWALVTFDLLDLSLPQTYREVAWPMPFYLLISFGCYSLATVGYRVATFNDCEEAAKELQEQIKEAKEDLRRKGLKM, encoded by the coding sequence ATGACCAAACTTCTGCAGTGGCTGTTCGGTGTGTCGCTGCTGGGCGCACTCTGGGCTTTGGTCACTTTTGACCTGTTGGACCTGAGCCTCCCGCAGACTTACAGAGAGGTCGCCTGGCCGATGCCTTTCTACCTGCTGATTTCATTTGGCTGCTACTCTCTGGCCACTGTGGGATACAGGGTGGCCACCTTCAATGACTGTGAGGAGGCGGCGAAAGAGCTACAGGAGCAAATAAAAGAAGCCAAAGAGGACTTAAGgagaaaaggtttaaaaatgtAG